In one window of Thalassotalea agarivorans DNA:
- a CDS encoding nitrate reductase, with protein sequence MADKVPLLAQSTCAYCGVGCGVDIQLENGQAKAIKGSEDHPANFGRLCVKGSHLLDTIDLSGRLLTPQIDNTPCDWPTAVDHVADKLARTIEQYGPESVAFYVSGQLLTEDYYVANKLMKGYLGSANIDTNSRLCMSSAVASYTMALGEDVVPCDYQDLEQTDLLIMVGSNAAWTHPVLYQRIERAKQLNPDFKIVVIDPRRTFTSDIADHFLQIKPGSDAAFFNGLLCYLANNDGLDQQFLLRHTDDAEAAITAASEWTIDKVASYCQVPADSLTDIYKTFCQVDKAVTFYSMGINQSSSGVEKCLAIINCHLASGKIGKPGSGPFSITGQPNAMGGREVGGMANQLTAHLSLTDSAHTAAVQSFWQSPTIASKPGAKAVDLFQKMANGEIKFVWIMATNPMVSLPNRALVEQALSRCETVVVSDCNEHTDTMDFATVKLPATSWLEKDGTVTNAQRTISRQRGVHSPAGAAKHDWQIVSDVAQKMGFSGFDYQSPHQVFVEYAQLTGVAQQFNRVLDLSPLASLSTSQYQTMKPVQWPLNGQRPFANGKFSTSNGKAKLFAITPKAPVQQTTQALPFVLNSGRVRDQWHTMTRTGKADKLGLHQTQPEVMMHPFDAEQKGLSQGELVRVSNDLGHVIAPLNVSNTVRVGELFMAIHWNQQFASHANVSQLYQDVVDPISGQPESKHAPVAISAHPFAYYGTIQSKQTLEVQADYFVKSIGQASFQTNIAFETAPQDIFAWCKESTQLTGEWLSQSSENGTYIVCLQNQQLVFIGYFANAPIALHRDWINSLFAQNLLSLENLHLLLHGQISEEFNLGRQVCSCFNVREKTIIEAVKTGCNSVDKLGEKLKCGTNCGSCKAELGGIIKEHAPTFVIKDITSPETA encoded by the coding sequence GTGGCAGACAAAGTGCCTTTACTGGCTCAATCCACCTGCGCCTATTGTGGCGTAGGTTGTGGTGTCGATATTCAACTAGAAAATGGCCAAGCAAAGGCTATCAAAGGTAGCGAAGATCATCCCGCGAACTTCGGTAGGCTGTGCGTAAAAGGCAGTCATTTGCTCGATACCATAGACTTAAGCGGCCGTTTACTTACCCCACAGATCGATAACACGCCATGCGATTGGCCAACGGCGGTTGATCATGTTGCAGATAAACTTGCACGTACCATCGAGCAATATGGTCCAGAATCGGTCGCGTTTTATGTATCAGGGCAACTGTTAACCGAAGACTATTACGTAGCCAACAAGTTGATGAAGGGCTACTTAGGTAGCGCTAATATTGATACCAATTCACGACTTTGTATGTCGTCTGCTGTCGCATCCTATACCATGGCATTGGGCGAAGATGTGGTGCCTTGCGATTATCAAGATTTGGAACAAACTGACCTGCTGATCATGGTGGGTTCAAATGCGGCGTGGACGCATCCTGTGTTGTATCAACGCATCGAACGTGCGAAGCAGCTTAATCCAGATTTTAAGATTGTTGTTATCGACCCAAGACGCACGTTTACCAGCGATATCGCCGATCATTTCTTGCAAATAAAACCAGGAAGCGATGCAGCGTTCTTTAACGGTTTGCTGTGTTACTTAGCCAACAATGACGGTCTCGACCAGCAGTTTTTACTGCGCCATACCGACGACGCTGAAGCTGCAATTACTGCCGCTAGCGAGTGGACTATCGACAAAGTCGCGTCTTATTGCCAAGTACCTGCGGATAGCTTAACCGACATTTACAAAACCTTTTGCCAAGTCGATAAAGCCGTTACCTTTTATTCGATGGGTATTAACCAATCTAGCTCTGGTGTTGAAAAGTGTTTAGCCATTATTAACTGTCATTTAGCTAGTGGCAAAATTGGCAAACCAGGGAGTGGCCCTTTCTCTATTACTGGCCAACCCAATGCCATGGGCGGCAGAGAAGTTGGCGGTATGGCCAACCAATTAACCGCACATTTGTCGTTAACAGATAGCGCCCATACAGCGGCGGTACAATCTTTCTGGCAGTCACCGACGATAGCAAGTAAGCCTGGCGCTAAAGCGGTTGATCTGTTCCAAAAAATGGCAAATGGTGAGATAAAATTTGTCTGGATTATGGCAACCAACCCAATGGTAAGTTTGCCTAATCGTGCACTCGTGGAGCAAGCATTAAGTCGCTGTGAAACTGTGGTTGTCTCTGATTGTAATGAACATACCGATACCATGGATTTTGCTACGGTAAAATTGCCTGCAACGTCATGGCTAGAAAAAGACGGTACGGTGACCAATGCGCAGCGCACTATTTCGCGTCAACGCGGTGTGCATTCCCCTGCTGGAGCAGCAAAACATGACTGGCAAATTGTTAGTGACGTAGCACAAAAAATGGGTTTTAGTGGCTTTGATTATCAGTCGCCTCATCAAGTTTTTGTAGAATATGCACAACTCACTGGGGTCGCTCAGCAATTTAATCGCGTGCTTGATTTGTCGCCATTGGCCTCGCTAAGCACTTCGCAATATCAAACGATGAAGCCTGTGCAATGGCCGTTAAATGGACAGCGCCCATTTGCTAATGGCAAGTTTAGTACCAGCAATGGCAAAGCAAAGCTATTTGCAATCACGCCTAAAGCGCCAGTGCAGCAAACAACACAAGCACTACCATTTGTATTAAACAGTGGTCGTGTGCGCGATCAATGGCATACCATGACTCGCACGGGCAAAGCCGACAAGCTTGGTTTGCATCAAACCCAACCTGAGGTCATGATGCACCCATTTGATGCTGAGCAGAAGGGCTTGAGCCAAGGAGAACTTGTGCGCGTGAGTAATGATTTAGGGCATGTTATTGCGCCACTAAACGTCTCAAATACAGTACGCGTGGGCGAGCTGTTTATGGCGATACATTGGAACCAGCAATTTGCCAGCCACGCCAATGTTAGCCAATTGTATCAAGATGTTGTCGACCCGATTTCAGGTCAGCCAGAAAGTAAACATGCGCCGGTAGCAATCTCAGCACATCCTTTTGCCTACTATGGCACGATACAGTCAAAGCAAACGCTAGAAGTACAGGCTGACTACTTTGTAAAAAGCATTGGGCAGGCATCATTTCAAACCAATATTGCTTTTGAAACAGCGCCACAAGACATTTTTGCTTGGTGTAAAGAAAGCACGCAACTAACAGGTGAATGGCTCAGTCAAAGTAGTGAAAACGGCACCTATATTGTGTGTCTGCAAAACCAACAATTGGTGTTTATTGGTTATTTTGCTAACGCGCCAATTGCCTTGCATAGAGACTGGATAAATTCTTTGTTTGCACAGAATTTGTTGTCGCTAGAAAATCTTCATCTGCTGCTTCACGGCCAAATATCTGAAGAATTCAATTTAGGACGACAAGTCTGTTCCTGCTTTAATGTGCGCGAAAAAACTATTATCGAGGCGGTCAAAACCGGTTGTAACAGCGTTGACAAACTGGGTGAAAAACTAAAATGTGGTACCAACTGTGGTTCGTGTAAAGCAGAACTGGGCGGCATTATAAAAGAGCATGCGCCGACATTTGTGATCAAAGATATAACTTCGCCTGAAACCGCCTAA
- the nirD gene encoding nitrite reductase small subunit NirD, giving the protein MGIAETKQWHDICDISALVENTGVAALLPNQQQIALFKITGLEPDIFAIGNFDPIGKANVLYRGIVGSAGEEPIVASPLYKQHFSLRSGECIQQPDQFVPVYPVRTHSDRVQVFF; this is encoded by the coding sequence ATGGGTATTGCAGAAACGAAACAATGGCATGATATATGTGACATCTCGGCACTTGTCGAAAACACAGGTGTAGCCGCATTATTGCCAAATCAACAGCAAATCGCGTTATTTAAAATAACAGGACTTGAACCTGATATTTTTGCCATTGGTAACTTTGACCCTATCGGCAAAGCCAATGTTTTGTATCGCGGAATTGTCGGAAGCGCAGGCGAAGAGCCGATCGTTGCCTCGCCACTGTATAAACAACATTTCTCTCTGCGATCAGGCGAATGTATTCAACAACCTGATCAATTTGTGCCTGTTTACCCTGTTCGCACACATAGCGACAGGGTACAGGTGTTCTTTTAG
- the nirB gene encoding nitrite reductase large subunit NirB — MSQSNEVNPQRIVVVGNGMVGHHFVEQLAEKSLSGEVAVSVLSAEPRLAYDRVHLSEYFTGKTADDLALTDEQQYQQWQVDYRTNAKVVDIDRQAKQVTTETGEVFPYDKLVLATGSYPFVPPIPGNDQAHCLVYRTIEDLEAIQASAKESKVGVVIGGGLLGLEAANALKQLGLETHVVEFAPQLMAVQVDVTGGRVLKEKIEDLGVSVHTQKATQNIAPGESCRYQLQFADGEVLETDMVLFSAGIRPSDQLAKSFDLEMGERGGIVVDNQCRTSDENIYAIGECALWNNFIFGLVAPGYSMAKVAAQDMLGEQASFTGADMSTKLKLMGVDVGSIGDAHAKTPGALSYVYENQAEGIYKKMVVSNDKTKLIGAVLVGDNSDYDTLLQYALNGLDLPEMPESLILPMATETPALGADALPDSATICSCHNVTKGDVVSAVQSGNTDLSDVKSCTKASTGCGGCAALLKNIVDSELLNLGMEVKKDICEHFAYSRQELFDIVRVEEIKSFDELLAKHGKGLGCDVCKPTVGSILASVWNDYILEKAHQPLQDTNDTYLANMQKDGTYSVVPRVAGGEITPDKLIVLGEVAKKYNLYTKITGGQRVDLFGARKEELPEIWRELVDAGFETGHAYGKSVRTVKSCVGSTWCRYGVQDSVSMAIFIENRYKGLRAPHKLKFAVSGCTRECAEAQSKDIGIIATENGWNLYVCGNGGMKPRHADLFATDLDDETLIKYIDRVLMFYIKTGDRLQRTSVWMENMEGGLDYLKQVVVEDSLGLNDELETQMAHIVSTYQCEWKTTIEDPEALKRFKPFVNSDQSDSNIQFVEERGQIRPATEEEKIPVKVEMA, encoded by the coding sequence ATGTCGCAATCAAACGAAGTGAACCCCCAACGTATAGTTGTTGTTGGAAATGGCATGGTAGGCCACCACTTTGTAGAGCAACTTGCTGAAAAGTCGCTGTCGGGTGAAGTAGCCGTTAGTGTGCTATCAGCAGAACCTCGTTTAGCTTATGACCGAGTGCATTTGTCGGAATATTTTACTGGCAAAACCGCAGATGACTTGGCGCTAACGGATGAACAGCAGTATCAACAATGGCAGGTGGATTATCGCACTAACGCCAAGGTGGTTGATATTGACCGTCAAGCTAAGCAAGTGACAACCGAAACCGGTGAAGTGTTTCCATATGACAAGTTAGTATTGGCAACAGGCTCTTATCCATTTGTTCCGCCTATTCCGGGGAATGACCAAGCACATTGTTTGGTGTATCGCACCATCGAAGATTTGGAAGCGATTCAAGCAAGTGCAAAAGAAAGTAAAGTTGGCGTTGTTATTGGCGGTGGTTTACTTGGTCTAGAAGCAGCAAACGCTTTGAAACAACTCGGATTGGAAACACATGTTGTTGAATTCGCACCTCAATTAATGGCGGTGCAAGTGGATGTTACTGGCGGCCGTGTGCTAAAAGAAAAAATTGAAGACTTAGGGGTAAGTGTTCATACCCAAAAAGCGACACAAAACATCGCTCCAGGTGAGTCGTGTCGCTATCAATTACAGTTTGCCGACGGTGAAGTGCTAGAAACAGATATGGTACTTTTCTCCGCCGGTATTCGCCCTTCTGATCAACTAGCCAAAAGCTTTGATCTTGAGATGGGCGAGCGTGGCGGTATTGTGGTCGACAATCAATGCCGTACTAGCGACGAAAACATTTACGCTATTGGTGAATGTGCCCTTTGGAATAACTTTATTTTTGGTTTAGTTGCTCCTGGCTACAGCATGGCAAAAGTTGCCGCGCAAGATATGCTAGGTGAGCAAGCCAGTTTTACCGGTGCCGATATGAGCACCAAGTTAAAGCTGATGGGTGTCGATGTTGGTAGTATTGGTGATGCGCATGCCAAAACACCTGGTGCACTTAGTTATGTTTACGAAAACCAAGCCGAAGGTATCTACAAAAAAATGGTGGTGTCTAACGACAAAACCAAACTGATTGGCGCTGTACTGGTTGGCGACAACAGTGATTACGATACTTTACTGCAATATGCGTTGAACGGCTTAGATCTGCCTGAAATGCCTGAAAGTCTGATTTTGCCTATGGCAACAGAAACGCCAGCGTTAGGTGCAGATGCACTGCCTGACAGCGCAACCATTTGTTCTTGTCATAACGTAACCAAAGGCGATGTTGTTTCGGCGGTTCAATCGGGCAATACCGATTTGTCTGACGTTAAATCGTGCACTAAAGCAAGCACCGGCTGTGGTGGTTGTGCGGCACTATTGAAGAATATCGTCGATAGCGAATTGCTTAATCTTGGTATGGAAGTGAAGAAAGATATTTGTGAGCACTTTGCTTATTCACGCCAAGAACTATTCGACATTGTTCGTGTAGAAGAAATTAAATCTTTCGATGAATTGTTAGCCAAACATGGTAAAGGTTTAGGCTGCGACGTTTGTAAACCGACAGTAGGCTCTATTTTAGCGTCGGTATGGAATGATTATATTTTAGAAAAAGCGCATCAACCGCTACAAGATACCAACGACACCTATTTAGCGAACATGCAAAAAGACGGAACCTACTCTGTTGTACCGCGTGTTGCTGGCGGTGAAATTACCCCAGACAAGCTCATAGTTTTAGGTGAAGTGGCGAAAAAGTACAACTTATACACCAAGATAACCGGCGGACAACGTGTTGATTTGTTCGGCGCGCGTAAAGAAGAGTTACCTGAAATTTGGCGAGAATTAGTCGATGCGGGATTTGAAACAGGCCATGCCTACGGCAAATCTGTACGTACCGTAAAATCTTGTGTTGGTAGCACTTGGTGCCGCTATGGTGTGCAAGACAGCGTATCGATGGCCATCTTTATTGAGAATCGTTACAAAGGCTTACGTGCTCCGCACAAATTGAAATTCGCGGTGTCAGGTTGTACCCGTGAGTGTGCAGAAGCACAAAGTAAAGATATCGGTATTATTGCCACTGAAAACGGTTGGAACTTATATGTATGTGGTAATGGCGGTATGAAGCCTCGTCATGCAGATTTGTTTGCCACAGACCTAGACGATGAAACGCTAATCAAATACATCGACCGTGTGCTGATGTTCTACATCAAAACAGGTGACAGATTACAACGTACTTCTGTGTGGATGGAAAACATGGAAGGCGGCTTAGATTATCTAAAACAAGTAGTTGTAGAGGATTCATTAGGTCTAAATGACGAACTTGAAACGCAAATGGCGCATATCGTGTCGACGTATCAATGTGAATGGAAAACAACGATAGAAGATCCAGAGGCATTAAAACGCTTTAAGCCGTTTGTTAACTCGGATCAAAGCGACAGCAATATTCAGTTTGTTGAAGAGCGCGGGCAAATTAGACCTGCAACAGAAGAAGAAAAAATACCAGTAAAAGTAGAGATGGCATAA
- a CDS encoding alginate export family protein — protein MKLKTITLLTLAGLTANVFAEEADKNEAKTTLDFRLRYENVGQDNPLEDASALTLRTLLNYTSKSYSGFSGFIEFEDSRVVAGIDDYNDGNGSKPDYSVVADPETTELDQGYVKWAGSGLTAKVGRQVITFDNHRFVGHVGWRQDKQTFDGATFNYKLGKDLDLNYAYVTQRNRIFGEEKDLKSKDHMLNASYNLGFAKLTGYGYLLEVDNNTDNSLNTFGVRLAGSTDVSKLKVSYQAEFATQTSDTAGVEFTAPYYLLEAGAGFSGIMAKLGYESLGSDDGLYGFSTPLATLHKFNGWSDQFLNTPVQGLNDLYVSLSGKLFEGNWAFIYHNFTAAESTALVDDLGNEINAQYTQKFGGRYSAGLKFAMYSAGDAGAGKVDTDKVWLWMTARF, from the coding sequence ATGAAACTTAAAACAATAACACTATTAACACTAGCGGGTTTAACAGCAAATGTATTTGCTGAAGAAGCAGACAAGAACGAAGCGAAAACAACATTAGACTTTCGTCTTCGTTATGAAAACGTGGGACAGGATAACCCACTTGAAGACGCATCAGCGTTAACACTACGTACGTTACTTAACTACACCTCAAAATCTTACAGCGGCTTTTCAGGCTTTATTGAATTTGAAGACTCGCGCGTGGTTGCAGGTATTGACGACTATAACGATGGTAATGGTTCTAAGCCAGACTACTCGGTGGTTGCTGACCCAGAAACAACAGAGCTTGACCAAGGTTATGTGAAATGGGCGGGTTCAGGTTTAACTGCAAAAGTGGGTCGCCAAGTGATCACCTTTGATAACCACCGTTTTGTTGGCCATGTTGGCTGGCGTCAAGACAAGCAAACATTCGATGGTGCAACGTTTAACTATAAGCTAGGCAAAGATTTAGATCTTAACTACGCCTATGTCACGCAACGCAATCGTATTTTTGGTGAAGAAAAAGATCTTAAATCAAAAGATCACATGTTAAATGCTAGCTACAACTTAGGTTTTGCTAAGTTAACTGGTTATGGCTACTTACTTGAAGTCGACAACAATACCGACAACAGCTTGAACACCTTTGGTGTGCGTTTAGCTGGTAGCACGGATGTCAGCAAGTTAAAAGTATCGTATCAAGCAGAGTTTGCAACTCAAACCTCAGACACTGCCGGCGTTGAATTCACCGCTCCTTACTACTTGCTAGAAGCGGGCGCAGGATTTAGTGGCATCATGGCAAAACTAGGGTACGAGTCACTAGGAAGTGACGACGGCCTATACGGTTTTTCAACACCACTGGCAACCTTGCATAAATTCAACGGTTGGTCAGATCAATTCTTAAACACGCCTGTACAAGGTTTAAACGACTTGTACGTTTCGTTATCTGGCAAGTTATTTGAAGGTAACTGGGCGTTTATTTACCACAATTTCACAGCGGCTGAATCTACAGCGCTTGTTGATGATTTAGGTAATGAAATCAATGCGCAATACACCCAGAAGTTTGGTGGGCGCTATAGTGCGGGTCTTAAATTTGCAATGTACTCAGCGGGCGACGCAGGTGCAGGCAAAGTAGACACCGATAAAGTTTGGCTTTGGATGACGGCTAGGTTCTAG
- a CDS encoding ABC transporter ATP-binding protein: protein MSTLLDISNIDMVFDTPKGPFTALKEVDLQIKKGEFISLIGHSGCGKSTVLNVVAGLLQASTGGVILNGKEVNEPGPERAVVFQNHSLLPWLTAYQNVELAVNQVFKNKMSAAEMKDWIEENLSLVHMDHAMHKRPDEISGGMKQRVGIARALAMQPEVLLMDEPFGALDALTRAHMQDSLMEIQEKLNNTVIMITHDVDEAVLLSDRIVMMTNGPAATIGEILPVNLPRPRERLALAEDAEYNRLRSAVLTFLYEKQRKVENFSNKSTVVEKDQATDVA from the coding sequence ATGAGTACATTACTAGACATCAGTAATATCGACATGGTCTTTGATACACCGAAAGGCCCTTTTACCGCACTTAAAGAAGTAGATTTACAGATTAAAAAAGGCGAGTTCATTTCGCTTATAGGCCACTCTGGCTGCGGTAAATCTACTGTACTTAACGTAGTGGCAGGTTTGCTACAAGCGTCAACAGGTGGCGTTATCCTAAATGGTAAAGAAGTGAATGAACCAGGCCCTGAAAGAGCTGTAGTGTTTCAAAACCACTCGTTATTACCATGGCTTACTGCCTACCAAAACGTTGAACTAGCGGTTAATCAGGTGTTTAAAAACAAAATGTCTGCCGCTGAAATGAAAGACTGGATCGAAGAAAACTTATCGTTAGTGCATATGGACCATGCCATGCATAAACGCCCTGATGAAATATCAGGCGGTATGAAACAACGTGTTGGTATTGCACGCGCACTGGCGATGCAACCTGAAGTATTGCTTATGGACGAACCGTTTGGTGCGCTAGACGCGCTAACTCGCGCCCACATGCAAGACTCCTTAATGGAGATTCAGGAAAAACTAAATAATACCGTCATTATGATCACGCATGACGTCGACGAAGCCGTATTGTTGTCTGATCGCATCGTTATGATGACCAATGGCCCCGCCGCCACAATAGGCGAAATTTTACCCGTGAACTTGCCTAGACCAAGAGAAAGACTAGCGCTTGCCGAAGATGCGGAATATAACCGTTTACGCAGTGCAGTATTGACCTTTTTGTATGAAAAGCAGCGAAAAGTGGAAAATTTTTCCAACAAATCAACAGTTGTTGAGAAAGATCAAGCTACAGATGTCGCATAA
- a CDS encoding ABC transporter permease: MRKLITKNSNDPASHKFQLWFGKFTRVAALPFVGVMVFLLIWSVAASNIDTSLGKFPGPKAVAEQMGNLYQEHQDAREKEAAFYQRQEERNAKRLAKDPNYEPKIRAYTGKETFLDQIITSLKTVMSGFLLAAIIAIPLGIAIGLSKSLNTAINPIIQIFKPVSPLAWLPLVTMVVSAVYVSQDPMFSKSFINSMITVTLCCLWPMVINTSVGVASLNQDWVNVSRVLSLPALTHVRKIVLPASVPSIFTGMRMSLGIAWMVLIAAEMLAQNPGLGKFVWDEFQNGSSQSLSRIMTAVIVIGFIGFLLDRMMLQLQRWASWDKTAQVR, from the coding sequence ATACGTAAGTTGATCACAAAAAATAGTAACGACCCAGCAAGTCATAAGTTCCAGCTGTGGTTTGGCAAGTTCACACGTGTGGCTGCTTTACCTTTTGTAGGTGTCATGGTGTTCTTATTGATTTGGTCAGTAGCAGCGTCAAACATCGACACATCGCTAGGTAAGTTTCCTGGCCCTAAAGCGGTTGCCGAGCAAATGGGCAATCTGTATCAGGAACATCAAGATGCGCGTGAAAAAGAAGCTGCTTTTTATCAGCGTCAAGAAGAGCGCAACGCAAAACGCCTTGCAAAAGATCCAAACTATGAGCCAAAAATACGCGCTTATACCGGAAAAGAAACGTTTTTAGATCAGATTATTACCAGTCTAAAAACGGTAATGAGCGGCTTTTTATTAGCTGCCATTATTGCGATTCCTTTAGGTATAGCGATTGGCTTAAGTAAAAGTTTAAACACAGCAATTAATCCGATTATTCAGATATTTAAACCAGTTTCGCCACTGGCTTGGTTACCCCTTGTCACTATGGTTGTTAGCGCGGTTTATGTGTCGCAAGACCCTATGTTTTCAAAGTCTTTCATCAACTCGATGATCACGGTCACCTTATGTTGTTTATGGCCGATGGTGATTAACACCTCTGTAGGTGTGGCGTCGTTGAATCAAGACTGGGTTAACGTATCACGTGTGTTAAGCCTACCGGCATTAACGCATGTTAGAAAAATCGTTTTACCTGCGTCGGTACCTAGCATTTTTACTGGCATGAGAATGTCTTTAGGGATTGCTTGGATGGTGCTTATTGCTGCGGAAATGCTCGCGCAAAACCCTGGTCTTGGCAAGTTTGTTTGGGACGAATTCCAAAATGGTAGCTCACAATCGCTTAGTCGCATTATGACGGCAGTTATTGTGATCGGCTTTATTGGATTTTTACTCGACCGCATGATGCTTCAACTGCAACGTTGGGCGTCGTGGGACAAAACTGCGCAAGTGCGTTAA
- a CDS encoding CmpA/NrtA family ABC transporter substrate-binding protein, producing the protein MSKLATKSFKQLCQIALAASALIFTSASAEEIGYPEKEELKFGFIKLTDMAPIAIAYEKGYFEDEGLYVTIEAQANWKVLLDGVIDGRLDGAHMLAGQPIAATIGYGTKANIITPFSMDLNGNGITVSNEIWKQMKGNIPKMDDGRPVHPIKADALKPVVDSYIEQGKPFNMGMVFPVSTHNYELRYWLAAGGIHPGFYAPHKGDTSGQIDAQALLSVTPPPQMPATLEAGTIYGYCVGEPWNQQAVFKGIGVPVVTDYEIWKDNPEKVFGITEEFAKKYPNTTIRLTRALIRAAKWLDENDNANRPEAVKILSKSEYVGADYDVIANSMTGTFEYEKGDKRAVPDFNVFFRYNATYPYYSDAIWYLTQMRRWGQISEDKPDTWYKDVAAQVYRPDIYMKAAQSLVDEKLMDASDFASLAGEDGFRSPQTHFIDGIVYDGQKPNEYINKFSIGLKHGDKI; encoded by the coding sequence ATGTCAAAATTAGCTACAAAATCATTTAAGCAGTTATGCCAAATTGCACTAGCTGCTAGCGCCTTGATCTTCACCAGTGCATCAGCAGAAGAAATTGGCTACCCAGAAAAAGAAGAACTTAAATTCGGCTTCATTAAACTAACCGATATGGCGCCTATCGCCATTGCATATGAAAAAGGTTACTTCGAAGACGAAGGGCTTTATGTCACTATTGAAGCACAAGCAAACTGGAAAGTACTACTCGACGGCGTTATTGATGGCCGTTTAGATGGTGCGCACATGCTTGCTGGTCAGCCTATCGCAGCAACCATTGGTTACGGCACGAAAGCAAACATCATCACACCATTTTCAATGGACCTAAACGGTAACGGTATTACTGTTTCAAATGAAATTTGGAAACAAATGAAGGGCAACATTCCAAAAATGGATGATGGCCGCCCTGTTCACCCAATTAAAGCCGATGCGCTTAAGCCGGTTGTAGACAGCTACATTGAACAAGGTAAGCCGTTTAACATGGGTATGGTATTCCCGGTTTCTACACACAATTACGAACTACGTTACTGGCTAGCTGCCGGTGGTATTCACCCGGGTTTTTATGCGCCACACAAAGGCGACACCTCAGGTCAAATTGACGCTCAGGCTTTGTTGTCAGTAACACCACCACCTCAAATGCCTGCAACGCTTGAAGCCGGCACAATTTACGGTTACTGCGTAGGTGAACCGTGGAACCAACAAGCTGTATTCAAAGGTATTGGTGTTCCGGTTGTAACTGATTACGAAATTTGGAAAGACAACCCAGAGAAAGTGTTCGGCATTACGGAAGAGTTTGCTAAAAAATATCCAAACACCACGATTCGTTTAACGCGTGCACTTATTCGTGCTGCCAAATGGTTAGATGAAAACGACAATGCTAACCGTCCAGAAGCTGTGAAAATTTTAAGTAAATCAGAATACGTAGGTGCCGACTACGATGTTATCGCAAACAGCATGACTGGTACTTTTGAATATGAAAAAGGCGACAAGCGTGCAGTACCTGATTTCAACGTATTTTTCCGTTACAACGCTACTTATCCATATTATTCAGACGCGATTTGGTATTTAACGCAAATGCGTCGTTGGGGCCAAATCAGCGAAGACAAACCAGATACTTGGTACAAAGACGTAGCGGCTCAAGTTTACCGTCCTGACATCTACATGAAAGCGGCTCAGTCATTAGTTGATGAAAAGCTTATGGACGCATCAGATTTTGCCTCTCTTGCTGGCGAAGACGGATTTAGATCACCTCAAACACACTTTATTGACGGCATTGTATACGACGGCCAAAAGCCTAACGAATACATCAATAAGTTTTCTATTGGTTTGAAACACGGTGACAAGATTTAA